Proteins co-encoded in one Pseudomonas fluorescens genomic window:
- a CDS encoding AraC family transcriptional regulator, translating to MTSFDRFQTPPDADMEKQREELAAIIRRNTCEDGSYATAVGSLFMSRHTKSHDFAPVLAQPALCIMAQGRKEVRLADEFFNYDPLNYLVVSVSMPLSGRVVNVSPEEPILAVRLDIDPAEITALIADAGPMGVPTRPTGRGLYVEKIDSAMLDAVLRLARLLDAPKDIAMLAPLIRREILYRLLRSPQGHRLYEIAIANSQSHRISQAIKWLNGNFEQPLRIDDLAKEVNLSVSTLHHRFKAMTAMSPLQYQKQLRLQEARRLMLAEGLEASAAGYRVGYESPSQFSREYSRLFGAPPLRDLARLRLTV from the coding sequence ATGACGTCATTCGATCGTTTTCAAACGCCGCCCGATGCCGACATGGAAAAGCAGCGCGAGGAACTGGCGGCGATCATTCGCCGCAACACCTGCGAAGATGGCAGCTATGCCACCGCCGTCGGCTCGCTGTTCATGTCGCGCCACACAAAATCCCATGACTTCGCCCCGGTGCTCGCGCAACCGGCGCTGTGCATCATGGCCCAGGGTCGCAAAGAGGTACGGCTGGCGGACGAATTCTTCAATTACGATCCGCTGAATTACCTGGTGGTATCGGTTTCGATGCCGTTGAGCGGTCGGGTGGTGAATGTCTCGCCCGAAGAGCCGATCCTCGCCGTGCGCCTGGACATTGATCCGGCGGAAATCACCGCGCTGATCGCCGACGCCGGCCCGATGGGCGTGCCGACCCGGCCGACCGGGCGTGGTCTGTATGTGGAGAAAATCGACAGCGCCATGCTCGATGCGGTGCTGCGTCTGGCCCGCCTGCTCGACGCACCGAAAGACATCGCCATGCTCGCGCCACTGATCCGCCGGGAGATTCTCTATCGCCTGTTGCGCAGTCCGCAGGGCCATCGGCTGTATGAAATCGCCATTGCCAACAGCCAGAGCCACCGCATCAGCCAGGCGATCAAATGGCTCAACGGCAACTTCGAACAGCCGCTGCGCATCGATGATCTGGCGAAGGAAGTGAACCTCAGCGTCTCGACGTTGCATCACCGCTTCAAGGCGATGACGGCGATGAGTCCGTTGCAGTATCAGAAGCAGCTGCGCCTGCAAGAGGCGCGGCGGTTGATGCTGGCTGAGGGGCTGGAGGCTTCGGCGGCGGGGTATCGGGTGGGGTATGAAAGTCCGTCGCAGTTCAGTCGTGAGTACAGCCGGTTGTTTGGCGCGCCGCCGCTAAGGGATCTGGCGCGGTTGCGGCTGACCGTCTGA
- a CDS encoding putative quinol monooxygenase encodes MSKQIPVSHMAFVRARAGRSAELGMRLSALIEPSRAAAGCLSFSLQHSQCDPELWLVSGFWSNQQSMTAYFSSPSMEVFAELVQDLVVNSLDFHTFKDVSAAQALGQSCAPIHKLAG; translated from the coding sequence ATGTCCAAGCAGATTCCCGTCAGTCATATGGCCTTCGTTCGAGCGCGCGCCGGACGCTCGGCGGAACTCGGTATGCGCCTGAGCGCATTGATCGAGCCGTCTCGTGCCGCCGCCGGTTGCCTGAGCTTTTCCTTGCAGCATTCGCAGTGTGATCCCGAGCTGTGGCTGGTCTCCGGTTTCTGGAGCAACCAACAGTCGATGACCGCCTATTTCAGCAGCCCGTCGATGGAAGTCTTTGCCGAGCTGGTGCAGGACCTGGTGGTCAACAGCCTGGATTTCCACACGTTTAAAGACGTGTCGGCGGCGCAGGCGCTTGGTCAAAGTTGCGCGCCGATACACAAACTCGCCGGTTGA